One genomic region from Jilunia laotingensis encodes:
- a CDS encoding hybrid sensor histidine kinase/response regulator transcription factor produces the protein MKLIALLTLLIIGFWEPLSASSSLSFKRYQVEDGLSHNTVWCAMQDSYGFIWFGTSDGLNCYNGRTNKVYRNVLNDKYSLENNFVQALFEEENRNIWVGTNWGLYIYDRNQDRFTYFNKKTSYGVLISSEVKKIIKTQNGLIWIATLGQGLFIYDPKTDVLTQNSLYTSFVWDICETDLHHVYASSLQDGLFCFDGNGHFMQSPPELSVLNSSPGKNKINCIQNVGGVVWMGADSNILYKWDEARGRLESFTATPLSLGALRCIVDYSENELLIGTDNGLYFFDCETSVFTRADNPSDGDSLSDQFVNSMLKDAEGGLWVMTNLGGINYASKQTKYFEAYHSVNPNDKEDAGIVVGPFCEDVSGNIWIGARDGLYFFNTHTHQLTKHSLGKLGNKKYDIRALFLDGNNLWIGTNGDGLKIYDVKTGVVKEYYHSRDVLNTICSNDVLSIYKAHNGIIYVGTSWGLCCYDPQEDNFYVVNAIGTMISIVDIVEDMYGNLWVATSNSGVFRCQLKNGAWSHFEHRREDTTTITNNYVITLFEDMKGTMWFGTNGGGLCSFDSEKGIFIDFDPHNVLLPSKVIYSIEQDEVGDFWLSSNAGLIKINPLSKEHFRRFTVTDGLQGNQFNAHSSLKASDGKLYFGGINGFNAFTPEQFTDNQYIPPVYITDIQLPYTTDENLVHDILRLEKPLYVTPEITLPYEYNSFAISFAALSYEDPDKNRYSYMMRGVDKEWVVNARSTTASYTNLPPGQYEFVVRGSNNDSKWNMEGATILIVITPPWWRTPWAYLVYILLLLGATYYIAFRWDRYVKLRYKQRMDEFRVSKEKEIYESKISFFINLVHEIRTPLSLIRLPLEKLMESSKEVGEKKYLSVIDKNVNYLLGITTQLLDFQKMESGSLQISKASSNVNQLLEEVYEQFTGAAEIKNISLALNMPEETVFASIDRDKVRKILVNLVGNAIKFAKGHIELKLLLNNDRFEIRVNDDGMGVPDSEKQRIFEAFYQVQGKKESATGTGIGLAFSKSLAEAHQGELRLEDSEQGGSSFILVLPVGEVTSVEKDSKVQEEISDIIVEEPDAATVHATGKFTILLVEDNIELLNMTKDALSSNFHVLKAENGRKALEVLSHESVDVIVSDIMMPEMNGLELTKEVKSNIDYSHIPVILLTAKTTLESKIEGFECGADAYVEKPFSSKQLRMQIENLLKLRQAFHKLMAGLSGTTQITNPTSEFTLSQKDCEFIARIQEVINEQLSDEDFSIDSLAETVHMSRSNFYRKIKALSGMAPNDYLKTIRLNHAAELIKAGERISEVCERVGFTSSSYFAKCFKAQFGVLPREYKG, from the coding sequence ATGAAACTAATCGCATTATTGACATTATTGATTATTGGCTTTTGGGAGCCTTTATCTGCATCTTCCAGTCTGTCTTTTAAAAGATATCAGGTGGAGGACGGACTATCACATAATACGGTATGGTGTGCCATGCAGGATAGTTACGGATTTATTTGGTTCGGTACGAGTGATGGGCTGAATTGTTATAACGGTCGTACCAATAAGGTTTACAGGAATGTCCTGAATGATAAGTATTCTCTTGAAAATAACTTTGTGCAAGCCTTGTTTGAAGAGGAGAATCGGAATATTTGGGTGGGTACCAACTGGGGACTTTATATTTATGATCGCAATCAAGATCGTTTCACCTATTTCAACAAGAAAACTAGTTATGGCGTTCTGATCAGTAGCGAGGTAAAGAAGATAATTAAAACCCAGAATGGATTGATCTGGATTGCTACGTTGGGGCAAGGATTGTTTATTTACGATCCCAAGACGGATGTGTTGACCCAAAACAGTCTTTATACTTCTTTTGTATGGGACATTTGCGAGACTGATTTACACCATGTATACGCTTCTTCCTTGCAGGACGGCCTCTTTTGTTTCGATGGAAACGGTCATTTTATGCAATCTCCTCCCGAATTGTCCGTCTTGAACAGTAGTCCGGGGAAAAATAAAATAAACTGTATTCAAAACGTGGGAGGTGTCGTCTGGATGGGGGCGGATAGTAATATTCTTTACAAATGGGATGAAGCAAGGGGACGATTAGAGAGTTTTACTGCCACTCCTTTAAGCTTAGGAGCATTACGTTGTATCGTGGATTATTCCGAGAACGAGTTGCTGATAGGAACCGATAATGGTTTGTATTTTTTCGATTGCGAGACATCCGTTTTCACTCGTGCTGATAACCCGAGTGATGGCGATTCATTGAGTGACCAGTTTGTGAACTCTATGTTGAAAGATGCCGAAGGTGGTCTTTGGGTAATGACCAATTTGGGTGGTATTAATTATGCCAGTAAACAAACCAAGTATTTTGAAGCATACCATTCTGTAAATCCCAATGATAAGGAAGATGCAGGGATTGTAGTGGGACCTTTTTGTGAAGATGTCTCCGGGAATATATGGATCGGAGCCAGAGACGGCTTGTACTTCTTCAACACCCACACACATCAACTGACGAAACATTCCTTGGGCAAATTGGGGAATAAGAAGTATGATATAAGAGCGTTGTTTTTGGATGGGAATAACTTGTGGATAGGTACTAATGGTGATGGATTGAAGATATATGATGTCAAGACCGGTGTGGTGAAAGAATATTATCATTCCCGTGATGTACTGAATACGATTTGTAGTAATGATGTACTCAGTATATACAAAGCGCATAACGGCATCATCTACGTCGGCACAAGTTGGGGGCTTTGCTGCTATGACCCGCAAGAGGATAACTTTTATGTGGTCAATGCCATAGGTACCATGATCTCTATTGTCGATATCGTGGAGGATATGTATGGCAATCTCTGGGTTGCCACATCGAATAGCGGTGTGTTCCGTTGCCAATTAAAGAATGGAGCTTGGAGTCATTTTGAACACAGGCGGGAAGATACTACGACCATCACGAATAATTATGTGATCACCCTGTTTGAAGACATGAAAGGGACTATGTGGTTTGGTACGAATGGCGGAGGACTTTGTTCTTTTGATTCGGAGAAGGGGATTTTTATTGATTTCGATCCGCATAATGTTTTGCTTCCCAGTAAAGTAATATATTCTATCGAACAGGATGAAGTCGGTGATTTCTGGTTATCCAGTAATGCCGGGCTGATAAAGATCAATCCGCTTTCGAAAGAACACTTCCGGCGGTTTACCGTCACGGACGGTCTTCAAGGGAATCAGTTTAATGCCCATTCTTCGTTAAAAGCCTCTGATGGCAAACTTTATTTTGGTGGCATCAATGGGTTCAATGCCTTTACACCGGAGCAGTTTACGGATAATCAATACATACCGCCGGTTTATATTACGGACATTCAACTGCCCTATACGACCGATGAAAATCTTGTGCATGACATTCTCCGTTTGGAGAAGCCGCTCTATGTTACTCCGGAGATAACTTTGCCCTACGAGTACAATAGTTTTGCGATTAGTTTTGCGGCATTAAGTTACGAAGATCCCGACAAGAACCGGTATTCTTATATGATGAGGGGTGTTGATAAAGAGTGGGTTGTGAATGCAAGGTCGACTACCGCTTCTTATACCAATCTACCTCCGGGACAATATGAGTTTGTGGTTCGTGGTTCGAACAATGACAGTAAATGGAATATGGAGGGAGCCACGATTCTGATTGTGATCACTCCTCCGTGGTGGCGCACACCTTGGGCTTATTTGGTTTATATTTTGCTTCTTCTCGGAGCTACTTATTATATTGCTTTCCGTTGGGATCGCTATGTCAAGTTGAGGTACAAACAGCGGATGGATGAATTCCGTGTTTCCAAAGAAAAAGAAATTTATGAGTCTAAGATCAGCTTCTTTATCAATCTGGTACATGAAATACGTACTCCGTTGAGCTTGATTCGCTTGCCGTTGGAGAAATTGATGGAAAGCTCTAAAGAAGTGGGGGAGAAGAAGTATCTGTCTGTCATCGATAAAAATGTAAACTATCTCTTGGGGATCACGACCCAGTTGCTCGATTTCCAGAAAATGGAAAGCGGGAGTTTACAGATCAGCAAGGCATCTTCGAATGTCAACCAATTGCTGGAAGAGGTTTACGAGCAGTTTACAGGAGCAGCGGAGATAAAGAACATATCTTTGGCCTTGAATATGCCTGAAGAGACCGTTTTCGCTTCGATCGACAGAGATAAGGTTCGTAAGATATTGGTTAACCTTGTAGGGAACGCCATTAAATTTGCAAAGGGACACATTGAACTGAAACTTTTATTAAATAATGACCGGTTTGAGATCAGGGTCAATGACGATGGCATGGGTGTGCCCGATTCGGAAAAACAAAGAATATTCGAAGCCTTTTATCAGGTGCAAGGAAAAAAGGAGTCTGCTACTGGAACAGGCATTGGACTGGCCTTTTCAAAATCGTTAGCGGAGGCTCACCAAGGTGAACTTCGCTTGGAAGATAGTGAGCAGGGCGGTTCTTCCTTTATATTGGTTCTTCCCGTAGGAGAAGTGACATCTGTAGAGAAAGATAGTAAGGTTCAGGAAGAAATATCGGATATTATTGTCGAAGAACCTGATGCTGCAACGGTTCATGCAACGGGTAAATTCACCATTTTGCTGGTAGAAGACAACATCGAACTGCTGAATATGACCAAAGATGCACTGAGTTCCAATTTCCATGTGTTGAAAGCCGAAAACGGACGGAAGGCCCTTGAGGTGCTTTCACATGAGAGCGTAGATGTGATCGTCAGTGATATAATGATGCCTGAAATGAACGGCCTCGAATTGACTAAAGAGGTGAAATCGAATATTGATTATTCCCATATTCCTGTCATATTGCTGACAGCCAAGACTACACTCGAGTCAAAGATCGAGGGATTCGAATGTGGTGCGGATGCCTATGTTGAGAAACCATTCTCTTCCAAGCAACTTCGGATGCAGATTGAAAACCTGTTAAAGCTACGACAGGCTTTCCATAAGTTGATGGCGGGGCTTTCGGGCACTACTCAGATCACTAACCCAACTTCCGAATTTACCCTTTCGCAGAAAGACTGTGAGTTCATTGCCCGTATACAGGAAGTCATCAATGAACAATTGTCTGATGAAGACTTCTCTATCGACAGTTTGGCTGAGACGGTGCATATGAGCCGGTCTAATTTCTATAGGAAGATAAAGGCCCTTTCCGGAATGGCTCCGAATGATTATTTGAAAACGATCCGGTTGAACCATGCTGCAGAACTGATTAAAGCGGGTGAGCGGATCTCGGAAGTATGTGAGCGGGTTGGCTTTACCTCTTCCTCTTATTTTGCTAAATGTTTTAAAGCTCAATTCGGAGTGCTTCCCAGAGAGTACAAAGGTTGA
- a CDS encoding murein hydrolase activator EnvC family protein codes for MMRRFFVFWAFFLVLAIPASAQSSKLIKELESKRGELQKQIADTESLLKNTKKDVGSQLNSLASLTGQIEERKRYILAINNDVDALERELGKLERQLRSLQRDLLDKKKKYESSVQYLYQNKSIEEKLMFIFSAKNLGQTYRRMRYVREYATYQRLQGEEILKKQEQVKKKRTELRQVKAAKETLLKEREGEKAKLESQEKVKREMVASLQKKQKGLQSEINKKKREANQLNARIDKLIAEEIEKARRQAEEEARREAAARKKAAKGEKSEASSDKTKKEKAEPLEAYSMSKADRELSGNFAGNRGKLPMPISGPYIITSHYGQYAVEGLRNVKLDNKGIDIQGKPGAQARAIFDGKVAAVFKLNGLFNILVRHGNYISVYCNLSSASVKSGDVVKTKQPMGEVFSDGADNGRTVLHFQLRKEKEKLNPEPWLNR; via the coding sequence ATGATGAGACGATTCTTTGTGTTTTGGGCATTTTTTCTTGTATTGGCTATTCCGGCTTCTGCACAAAGCAGTAAGTTGATTAAAGAACTGGAAAGCAAGCGCGGTGAGTTGCAGAAGCAGATTGCCGATACGGAGTCATTACTTAAAAATACAAAGAAAGATGTAGGCAGTCAATTGAACAGCCTGGCTTCCCTTACCGGACAGATAGAAGAGAGAAAACGCTATATATTGGCTATCAATAATGACGTGGATGCTCTCGAACGTGAGTTGGGAAAGCTTGAAAGGCAATTGCGAAGCTTGCAACGTGATTTGCTTGATAAAAAGAAGAAATATGAATCATCTGTCCAATACCTTTATCAGAACAAGTCGATAGAGGAGAAATTGATGTTTATCTTTTCGGCAAAAAATCTCGGTCAGACTTACCGCCGTATGCGTTATGTGCGTGAGTATGCCACCTATCAACGGCTTCAAGGGGAAGAGATCCTGAAGAAGCAAGAACAGGTTAAGAAAAAGAGGACAGAACTCCGACAGGTAAAAGCTGCTAAAGAAACTCTGTTGAAAGAACGGGAAGGTGAGAAGGCAAAGCTTGAAAGCCAGGAGAAGGTAAAACGGGAGATGGTAGCTTCTTTGCAGAAGAAGCAAAAAGGTTTGCAAAGTGAGATTAATAAGAAAAAGCGTGAAGCCAACCAACTCAATGCCCGTATCGATAAATTAATAGCCGAAGAGATAGAGAAAGCTCGTCGGCAGGCCGAGGAAGAAGCACGACGTGAAGCGGCAGCTCGTAAAAAGGCGGCTAAGGGAGAAAAATCAGAAGCTTCATCTGATAAAACAAAGAAAGAGAAAGCAGAACCATTGGAAGCCTATAGTATGAGCAAGGCAGACCGTGAATTGTCCGGCAACTTTGCCGGTAATCGTGGAAAGCTGCCAATGCCTATTTCCGGCCCTTATATTATAACAAGCCATTATGGACAATATGCCGTAGAAGGGTTGAGAAATGTGAAACTGGACAATAAGGGCATCGATATTCAAGGAAAGCCCGGAGCGCAGGCACGTGCGATCTTTGATGGTAAAGTGGCAGCAGTGTTTAAGCTGAACGGGCTGTTTAATATACTGGTTCGTCATGGTAATTATATATCAGTATATTGTAATCTGTCTTCCGCATCGGTAAAATCGGGAGATGTAGTCAAAACAAAGCAGCCCATGGGTGAAGTGTTCTCAGATGGAGCGGATAACGGGCGTACCGTACTCCACTTCCAATTGAGGAAAGAGAAAGAGAAGTTAAATCCGGAACCTTGGCTGAATAGATGA
- a CDS encoding DUF4292 domain-containing protein — protein MRKVFYLLMVLMMALAGCKSSKTAVSNITPEAPRYLSSKLQLTIPSGAGSVTVGGTMKLKGGERVQLSILMPLFRTEIARLEVTPDEVLLIDRMSKRYVRASRKELKDMLPEEAEFSKLEKLLTDASKPGGRSEVSGKELGIPSLEKAKIRLYDFSSGEFNMTPTEVSSRYTQVPLEELLNMLTKL, from the coding sequence ATGAGAAAAGTTTTTTATTTGCTGATGGTACTGATGATGGCTTTAGCCGGGTGTAAGAGTTCGAAGACGGCTGTGTCGAATATCACTCCGGAAGCTCCGCGCTACTTGTCATCGAAGTTGCAACTCACCATTCCTTCAGGGGCAGGTAGCGTAACTGTCGGAGGTACGATGAAGCTGAAAGGTGGAGAACGTGTACAGCTTTCCATTTTAATGCCGCTTTTCCGAACTGAGATTGCCCGTTTGGAGGTGACTCCTGATGAAGTATTACTGATCGACCGGATGAGCAAACGGTATGTAAGGGCTTCTCGAAAAGAACTAAAAGATATGTTACCCGAAGAAGCTGAGTTCTCTAAGCTTGAAAAGTTGCTTACGGATGCTTCGAAGCCCGGAGGGAGATCGGAAGTAAGCGGGAAGGAATTGGGAATTCCATCTTTGGAAAAGGCTAAAATACGTCTGTATGATTTTTCTTCCGGGGAGTTTAACATGACTCCTACAGAAGTATCTTCCCGGTACACGCAAGTACCTCTTGAAGAATTATTAAATATGCTGACTAAGTTATGA
- a CDS encoding tetratricopeptide repeat protein, producing MKIKIGLLLIGVLVLNSCGTLRQEKKQGTVGVQREARLSPEQQRKYDYFFLEATKLKAKKEYDAAFDLLQHCLAIDPSAPSALYEISQYYLFLKQIPQGQAALEAAVENEPDNYWYNQALVGLYQQQKQKDKAIGLLEAMSVRFPEKTESLFSLLDLYNQAEDYDKVITTLNRLEDKIGKSEQLTMEKFRIYLQKKDNKSAFQEIESLVNEYPLDMRYQVVLGDVYMQNGKKQEAFDTYQKVLSTDPDNVMARLSLASYYDEIGEKELYKLQLDSLLLNKKIPSEAKLNVMRQVIAQNEQAGADSTQVITIFDRILQQDPDDDQIPMLYSQYLWAKNMKESSVPVLERVLQIDPTNKAARMMLLEIAVQKEDFEQVIKICEPGVEATPDALEFYFYLAIAYNQAERGDDVLALSKKALEHVTADTKKEIVADFYTIMGDAYHTKGMMDEAYNAYDSALVYNPVNIGALNNYAYYLSVEKRDLDKAEEMSYKTVKAEPNNATYLDTYAWILFVKGNYAEARIYIDNAMKADGDKSDVVVEHCGDIYYMTGDVDGALKYWQQSLDMGNQSKTLKEKIRKKKYIAE from the coding sequence ATGAAGATAAAAATAGGACTTCTTTTGATAGGAGTGCTGGTACTGAACTCTTGTGGTACGTTACGGCAGGAGAAAAAACAAGGCACTGTCGGGGTGCAAAGAGAAGCAAGGCTCTCTCCCGAACAGCAGCGAAAGTATGATTATTTCTTTCTTGAAGCTACCAAATTGAAAGCTAAAAAAGAATATGACGCTGCTTTTGACCTGTTACAGCATTGTCTGGCGATAGATCCTTCGGCACCTTCGGCCCTTTATGAAATATCACAGTATTATTTGTTTCTCAAGCAGATTCCCCAAGGACAGGCTGCTTTGGAAGCTGCTGTAGAAAATGAGCCGGATAATTATTGGTATAATCAGGCGTTGGTAGGGCTTTATCAGCAACAAAAGCAGAAAGATAAGGCTATTGGGCTTTTGGAGGCCATGTCCGTTCGCTTTCCTGAAAAGACTGAATCGCTGTTCTCTTTACTCGACCTTTACAACCAGGCAGAGGATTACGACAAGGTGATAACGACATTAAACCGGTTGGAAGATAAAATAGGCAAAAGCGAACAGCTTACCATGGAAAAGTTCCGTATTTATCTTCAAAAGAAAGATAATAAGAGCGCATTCCAAGAAATTGAAAGCTTGGTGAATGAGTATCCGCTGGATATGCGTTATCAAGTGGTTTTGGGAGATGTCTATATGCAGAACGGTAAGAAGCAGGAAGCTTTTGATACATACCAAAAGGTTTTGTCTACCGATCCGGACAATGTAATGGCGCGTCTCTCTCTTGCTTCTTATTATGATGAAATAGGCGAAAAGGAATTGTATAAGCTACAACTTGATTCACTTTTGCTGAATAAGAAAATACCGTCCGAAGCAAAACTTAATGTGATGCGCCAGGTCATAGCACAGAACGAACAGGCAGGAGCAGACAGCACACAAGTCATTACGATTTTTGACCGTATCCTGCAACAAGATCCGGATGATGATCAGATTCCGATGTTGTATTCACAGTATTTGTGGGCAAAGAATATGAAAGAATCTTCCGTTCCTGTTCTTGAAAGAGTGTTGCAAATCGATCCTACCAACAAAGCTGCACGTATGATGCTTCTTGAGATAGCGGTTCAAAAAGAGGACTTCGAGCAGGTCATCAAAATATGCGAACCCGGCGTGGAAGCTACACCTGATGCGTTGGAATTTTATTTCTATCTGGCCATAGCCTATAATCAGGCGGAGCGTGGAGATGACGTGCTTGCCCTCTCCAAAAAGGCGTTGGAACATGTTACTGCTGATACTAAGAAGGAAATAGTTGCTGATTTCTACACCATTATGGGCGATGCTTATCATACCAAGGGGATGATGGATGAAGCGTACAATGCATATGATTCGGCTTTGGTTTATAATCCGGTGAATATCGGTGCGCTGAACAACTACGCATATTATCTTTCCGTAGAAAAGCGAGACTTGGATAAGGCTGAGGAGATGAGCTATAAGACAGTGAAAGCCGAACCGAATAATGCTACTTATTTGGATACTTATGCATGGATTCTCTTTGTAAAAGGAAACTATGCAGAAGCCCGTATCTATATTGACAATGCGATGAAAGCAGATGGTGATAAGAGTGATGTCGTGGTGGAACATTGTGGAGACATTTACTACATGACGGGAGACGTGGACGGAGCTTTGAAATACTGGCAACAATCTTTGGATATGGGCAATCAGTCGAAAACACTAAAAGAAAAAATCAGGAAGAAGAAATATATTGCAGAATGA
- the dut gene encoding dUTP diphosphatase codes for MNVKVINKSKHPLPAYATEHSAGMDIRANLSEPMTLAPMQRCLVPTGLYIALPKGFEAQIRPRSGLALKKGITVLNSPGTIDADYRGEVCIILINLSTEPFVIEDGERIAQMVIARHEQAEWQEVDALDATERGAGGFGHTGV; via the coding sequence ATGAACGTAAAAGTTATCAATAAATCGAAGCATCCGCTTCCGGCTTATGCCACTGAACACTCCGCTGGAATGGACATCCGCGCTAATTTATCCGAACCTATGACATTGGCTCCCATGCAACGTTGCCTTGTGCCGACAGGGTTGTACATTGCACTTCCCAAAGGTTTTGAAGCGCAGATACGCCCGCGTAGCGGGTTGGCTTTGAAGAAGGGAATTACCGTTTTGAATTCTCCGGGGACGATTGATGCGGATTACCGTGGTGAAGTTTGCATTATTCTGATCAATCTTTCGACCGAACCTTTTGTCATTGAGGATGGAGAGCGTATAGCCCAAATGGTCATTGCCCGTCATGAACAAGCCGAATGGCAGGAAGTCGATGCGTTGGACGCAACCGAACGTGGTGCAGGAGGCTTTGGACATACCGGAGTATAA
- a CDS encoding deoxyguanosinetriphosphate triphosphohydrolase gives MDWRNLISAKRFGMEEFHEERQENRSEFQRDYDRLVFSAPFRRLQNKTQVFPLPGSIFVHNRLTHSLEVSCVGRSLGNDVSKAILRRQPELQDSFLPEIGSIVSAACLAHDLGNPPFGHSGERAISTFFSEGKGQFLKEQLTPMEWDDLTHFEGNANAFRLLTHQFEGRRKGGFAMTYSTLASIVKYPYSSSLAGKKSKFGFFTTEEDGFRRIADELGLIKLNEQPLKYSRHPLVYLVEAADDICYQMMDIEDAHKLKILTTEETKELLLSYFSDERKDHIRKTFNIVSDINEQIAYLRSSVIGLLIRECIQVFLDNETNILAGQFDSPLIKKISERPAQAYKHCSEVSFTKIYRSKDVLDIELAGFQVISTLLELMINAVTSPDKAYSQLLINRVSGQYNIKAPALYERIQAVLDYISGMTDVFALDLYRKINGNSLPAV, from the coding sequence ATGGATTGGAGAAACTTAATTTCAGCTAAAAGATTCGGTATGGAAGAATTTCACGAAGAAAGACAAGAGAACCGTTCTGAATTTCAAAGAGATTACGACCGGCTTGTCTTTTCAGCCCCGTTCCGCCGTTTGCAAAACAAAACACAAGTGTTCCCGTTGCCGGGGAGCATTTTCGTTCACAATCGTCTTACCCACAGTCTGGAAGTATCTTGTGTAGGTCGTTCTTTGGGGAATGATGTTTCCAAGGCTATTCTACGCAGACAACCGGAATTGCAAGATTCATTCCTGCCGGAGATAGGTTCGATTGTTTCCGCTGCTTGCCTGGCACACGATTTAGGTAATCCTCCGTTCGGTCATTCGGGAGAAAGAGCCATCTCCACTTTTTTTTCGGAAGGCAAAGGACAGTTTCTCAAAGAGCAACTGACACCGATGGAATGGGACGATTTGACACATTTCGAAGGGAATGCCAATGCTTTCCGCCTACTTACTCACCAATTCGAAGGTAGAAGAAAAGGAGGCTTCGCCATGACTTACTCCACCTTGGCTTCTATTGTGAAATACCCTTATTCGTCAAGCCTTGCAGGCAAGAAGTCCAAATTCGGCTTCTTCACCACCGAGGAAGATGGATTCAGGCGTATCGCTGATGAATTAGGACTCATCAAACTCAATGAACAACCGTTGAAGTATTCCCGCCACCCGCTGGTTTACCTGGTAGAAGCTGCCGATGATATCTGTTATCAGATGATGGACATTGAAGATGCCCATAAATTGAAAATACTGACTACGGAAGAGACTAAAGAACTATTATTATCGTACTTCAGTGACGAGCGAAAAGATCATATTCGTAAGACCTTCAATATCGTCAGTGACATCAATGAGCAGATTGCTTATTTGCGTTCTTCCGTTATCGGGCTGTTGATAAGAGAATGCATCCAAGTGTTTCTGGATAATGAAACGAATATTCTGGCCGGGCAATTCGATAGCCCCCTTATTAAAAAGATATCCGAACGTCCTGCGCAAGCCTACAAGCATTGTTCCGAAGTCTCCTTCACTAAAATATATCGTTCAAAGGATGTACTCGACATCGAACTGGCAGGTTTCCAAGTAATCAGTACGCTGCTCGAGCTAATGATCAACGCTGTCACCTCACCAGACAAAGCTTATTCGCAACTTCTCATCAACAGAGTATCCGGCCAATATAATATAAAAGCGCCTGCACTCTATGAAAGGATACAGGCGGTTTTGGATTATATATCGGGAATGACCGATGTCTTTGCTCTCGACCTTTACCGTAAAATCAACGGCAACAGTCTTCCTGCGGTGTAA
- a CDS encoding GNAT family N-acetyltransferase, with protein sequence MEEIIEPISKELIKAELTDDKRLRMTNKSNNQIYIITAQDSPNVMKEIGRLREIAFRAAGGGTGLSMDIDEYDVMENPYKQLIVWNPEAEEILGGYRYLLGTDVHFNEQGAPILATSHMFNFSEKFVKEYLPTTIELGRSFVTLEYQSTRAGSKGLFALDNLWDGLGALTVVMPNVKYFFGKVTMYPSYHRQGRDMILYFLKKHFGDKDGLITPMKPLEMETEEEELAKIFCKESFKDDYKILNCEIRKLGYNIPPLVNAYMSLSPTMRMFGTAINYEFGDVEETGILIAVDEILEEKRIRHIQTFIESHPDECKLTSGVNKVFTPQEDCCR encoded by the coding sequence ATGGAAGAGATTATTGAACCAATAAGTAAAGAACTGATCAAAGCGGAGTTGACGGATGACAAGAGGCTGCGCATGACGAATAAAAGTAATAATCAAATTTATATTATTACTGCACAGGACTCTCCGAATGTGATGAAGGAGATCGGTCGTTTACGTGAAATAGCTTTTCGTGCTGCGGGTGGTGGAACTGGGCTTTCGATGGATATCGATGAATATGATGTTATGGAGAATCCCTACAAGCAGCTTATCGTATGGAATCCTGAAGCGGAGGAGATATTAGGGGGCTATCGCTATCTGTTAGGAACGGATGTACATTTCAACGAACAGGGGGCTCCTATTCTAGCTACTTCCCATATGTTCAACTTTTCGGAGAAGTTTGTGAAAGAGTACCTTCCTACAACGATTGAATTGGGACGTTCTTTTGTCACATTGGAATATCAGTCGACCCGTGCGGGCAGTAAAGGCTTGTTTGCTTTGGATAACTTGTGGGATGGTCTGGGCGCATTGACCGTGGTTATGCCCAATGTAAAGTATTTCTTTGGCAAGGTAACCATGTATCCCAGTTATCACCGGCAGGGGCGTGATATGATTCTTTACTTCTTGAAAAAGCATTTTGGAGACAAAGATGGGTTAATTACACCGATGAAACCGCTTGAAATGGAAACTGAGGAAGAAGAACTTGCTAAGATATTCTGTAAAGAATCATTTAAAGATGATTATAAAATATTGAATTGCGAGATTCGTAAATTAGGCTATAATATACCTCCTCTTGTCAATGCATATATGAGCCTGAGTCCTACCATGCGTATGTTTGGTACGGCTATTAATTATGAGTTCGGTGATGTTGAAGAGACCGGTATCTTGATAGCAGTAGATGAAATACTTGAAGAAAAGCGTATTCGTCATATTCAGACATTCATTGAAAGCCATCCGGATGAATGCAAGCTAACTTCGGGCGTAAACAAAGTGTTTACACCGCAGGAAGACTGTTGCCGTTGA